In the Mycoplasma zalophi genome, one interval contains:
- a CDS encoding ABC transporter ATP-binding protein, whose translation MTIDNPKEGYKYLLELKSQKNDITEHSTNEISRLEAKKLAQGNKLTKELIQNISTLKTNLKVSKSFIDFKTDKRYLNIEKNINTLLAEFSSYSDTFLKEETKLRDVESKDFKLKSNKETKELVLENKQNYNLTKETKCILKCLNKRYLNYQKSLVYSANINKLFEIQNTRLSELKTKFKTLKDNIEQLLVKAFADFDKINSNDILSSRMYGVYQNTLENIYKLEYRIVSLRNKLDLNAAKKMYHADSLLSRKHEINSKIKETQKRNNLIKKDIKQKYKTSIINLFNPIFEKENIKALTFSSKITELQTKLPSDLQVEIKELAKEIVTIPEAINRDVLEVARRVDITKNLIKRPTQLSGGQQQRVAIARAIVKKPKILLLDEPLSNLDAKLRISTRKWIRDLQRESGITTVFVTHDQEEAMSISDRIICMSTALVQQLGTPMELYEKPKNEFVAKFLGMPEMTIIEAEVKDNWVMINKNPILELKNYKNDKIKVGFRGETLVEAKNGIINGTLKTVEYLGKEIQSQIYLDDLNVLANVYLTKKDHYEIGEKISLNLKNVDKIHLFDIKTTQRVEQ comes from the coding sequence ATGACTATTGATAACCCTAAAGAAGGTTATAAATATTTATTAGAATTAAAAAGTCAAAAAAATGATATTACTGAACACTCAACAAATGAAATTTCAAGACTAGAAGCTAAAAAACTAGCTCAAGGTAATAAATTAACAAAAGAATTAATTCAAAATATAAGCACTTTAAAAACAAATTTAAAAGTTTCTAAGTCATTTATTGATTTTAAAACAGATAAAAGATATTTAAATATTGAAAAAAATATTAATACTTTATTAGCGGAATTTTCAAGTTACTCAGATACCTTTTTAAAAGAAGAAACAAAATTAAGAGACGTTGAATCTAAAGATTTTAAATTAAAATCAAACAAGGAAACTAAAGAACTGGTTCTTGAAAATAAACAAAATTACAATTTAACAAAAGAAACAAAGTGCATTTTAAAATGTTTAAATAAACGTTACTTAAATTACCAAAAATCATTAGTATATAGTGCAAATATAAATAAATTATTTGAAATACAAAATACAAGATTATCTGAATTAAAAACTAAGTTTAAAACATTAAAAGACAATATTGAACAACTATTAGTAAAAGCATTTGCAGATTTTGACAAAATTAATTCAAATGATATTCTAAGTTCTAGAATGTATGGTGTTTATCAAAATACTTTAGAAAATATTTATAAATTAGAATATAGAATAGTTTCACTAAGAAACAAATTAGACCTTAATGCAGCAAAAAAAATGTATCACGCTGACTCACTTTTATCACGTAAACATGAAATTAATTCAAAAATTAAAGAAACACAAAAACGTAATAATTTAATAAAAAAAGATATTAAACAAAAATACAAAACATCTATTATTAACTTATTTAACCCAATTTTTGAAAAAGAAAATATTAAAGCTTTAACATTTAGTTCAAAAATTACTGAATTGCAAACAAAATTGCCTTCTGATTTACAAGTAGAAATAAAAGAACTTGCAAAAGAAATAGTTACTATTCCTGAAGCAATTAACCGTGATGTTTTAGAAGTTGCACGTAGAGTTGATATAACTAAAAACTTAATTAAAAGACCAACACAATTAAGTGGTGGGCAACAACAACGTGTTGCTATAGCTAGAGCAATTGTTAAAAAACCAAAAATTTTACTTTTAGATGAACCCCTAAGTAACTTAGATGCAAAATTACGTATTTCAACAAGAAAATGAATACGCGATTTACAAAGAGAAAGTGGTATTACGACAGTATTTGTTACCCACGACCAAGAAGAAGCTATGTCAATTAGTGATAGAATAATCTGTATGTCAACCGCTTTAGTTCAACAATTAGGAACACCAATGGAATTATATGAAAAACCTAAAAATGAATTTGTTGCAAAATTCCTTGGTATGCCAGAAATGACAATTATTGAAGCTGAAGTAAAAGACAACTGAGTAATGATTAATAAAAACCCAATTTTAGAGCTTAAAAATTATAAAAATGACAAAATTAAAGTTGGATTTAGAGGGGAAACATTAGTTGAAGCTAAAAACGGAATCATTAATGGTACCCTAAAAACTGTAGAATATTTAGGAAAAGAAATTCAATCACAAATTTACTTAGATGATTTAAATGTATTAGCTAATGTTTACTTAACTAAAAAAGATCACTATGAAATTGGTGAAAAAATTTCACTAAACTTAAAAAATGTAGATAAAATACACTTATTCGATATAAAAACCACACAAAGAGTTGAACAAT
- a CDS encoding thermonuclease family protein, giving the protein MKLKKIKNKLILSTLAISAFVCFLTTAVSCSYESKDKESSDQQFREEIKLDFDENIGKKLNETITVEVWEDFFKTKKVKKQLTYWEQFKPVEGTVVQVYDGDTYLLEYKDKSGNVVSQKIRSWGIDTPETKSIHTPNVSDLEQEYSDRDTEHAKSLILGKTVRTYLFPSGSTYDRRTGITFFGDNFEKCFEFQMLKDGFTLSRMTLVDINSFKSEYSKKQKDSIPGLFLKDFAYAANHAVLNNKAFYEKFKTPLELQEAVYGSHGDVLSRFMYLPSLLNNREAVNEENNLFKFLEKNNK; this is encoded by the coding sequence ATGAAACTTAAAAAAATAAAAAATAAACTTATTTTATCAACATTAGCTATTTCAGCTTTTGTTTGTTTTTTAACAACCGCAGTTTCTTGCTCTTATGAAAGTAAAGATAAAGAATCAAGTGATCAGCAATTTAGAGAAGAAATAAAGTTAGATTTTGATGAAAATATTGGTAAAAAGCTAAATGAAACTATTACCGTTGAAGTGTGAGAAGATTTTTTTAAGACAAAAAAAGTAAAAAAACAATTAACATATTGAGAACAATTTAAACCAGTTGAAGGAACTGTTGTTCAAGTATATGATGGTGATACATATTTACTAGAATACAAAGATAAATCTGGTAATGTTGTTAGTCAAAAAATCCGTTCTTGAGGAATTGATACACCAGAAACCAAATCTATTCATACACCTAATGTATCTGATTTAGAACAAGAATATTCTGATAGAGATACCGAACATGCTAAAAGTTTAATTTTAGGAAAAACAGTAAGAACATACCTTTTCCCAAGTGGTTCTACTTATGATAGAAGAACTGGAATTACATTTTTTGGAGATAATTTTGAAAAATGTTTTGAATTCCAAATGTTAAAAGATGGGTTCACATTATCTAGAATGACTCTTGTAGATATCAATAGTTTTAAATCAGAATATTCAAAAAAACAAAAAGATTCAATCCCTGGATTATTTTTAAAAGATTTTGCATATGCTGCAAACCATGCAGTTTTAAATAACAAAGCATTTTATGAAAAATTCAAAACACCATTAGAACTTCAAGAAGCTGTCTATGGTTCTCATGGAGATGTTTTATCAAGGTTTATGTATTTACCCTCACTATTAAATAATAGAGAAGCAGTAAATGAAGAAAATAATCTATTTAAATTTTTAGAAAAGAATAATAAATAA
- a CDS encoding P68 family surface lipoprotein, with amino-acid sequence MRKHKKILSVIAGLGLTTLLAAPLLAASCTKETRFDQDNDGKIKILSSWSETNKQGIALKAVVEKYNESQKNEPGFMPVEIITSAKGYSDNEWEAKLAAKDKSTFFNLMINYPTVASKVAKYDMNLSFNSIKTEIDNVFSTEFTAINSSIAGNKNGEYLVIPTTRSGEMNSIDKALFGKFLKELRDNEASIAEDSVQWANEFIDQYTNEKFQAERKYIDSEWEGGKTTGNDLETAKSAIKGYVISKTMLDNYVDLLKFATLAKSLYANNNNYVVGLDSFPNATFVMAASLNNSADGSLVVKDDNNQRDGGFDFNVLTTPGTKEYQRLEEIYNAIKQAIATKALFIGGSGSFGSSTLTTHKMAMSIGSTAGYAYNFVKGAKVTFDFNKDLGIKGSIQYANLLGQKNASKADSIFTLKDGSGHINNLYARPLTAADGKYDVGTEAGDTATVEKLNTLTENSVGGVLTSDNKLKEENGKVVYKVSKDESIILEGAIKIGKLGQNGKKFYDYFFLPTSLVNVVDLPKEKTLQENEAAFLNAPSKFNKDSTTNQFTLQGPSIIGVHANTDEDKSTTQFIKWLLTNKTETIEIPESKTSTKTYTNQTPIEVLADFGSYIVPSKDLLAKDPQTLKLNTANTLLFKNLQAISNEPTVNKIVEDVAAPKSQTLRNALESASRAAFDKAVQNQDFTFEQFVSKIKETLK; translated from the coding sequence ATGAGAAAACATAAAAAAATTCTTTCAGTTATTGCTGGATTAGGATTAACAACTTTATTAGCTGCTCCTTTACTTGCAGCATCATGTACTAAGGAAACACGTTTTGATCAAGATAATGATGGAAAAATTAAAATTTTATCTTCTTGATCTGAAACAAATAAACAAGGAATAGCTTTAAAAGCTGTTGTAGAAAAATACAACGAGTCACAAAAAAATGAACCTGGATTTATGCCAGTTGAAATTATTACAAGTGCAAAAGGTTATTCAGATAACGAATGAGAAGCAAAATTAGCAGCTAAGGATAAATCAACATTCTTTAACTTAATGATTAATTATCCAACTGTAGCTTCAAAAGTTGCTAAATATGATATGAATTTAAGTTTTAATTCTATTAAAACAGAAATTGATAACGTATTCAGTACAGAATTTACAGCTATTAATTCAAGTATTGCCGGAAATAAAAATGGAGAATACCTAGTTATTCCAACAACAAGATCTGGAGAAATGAATTCAATCGATAAAGCATTATTTGGAAAATTCCTAAAAGAATTACGAGATAATGAAGCATCAATAGCAGAAGATTCAGTACAATGAGCAAATGAATTTATTGATCAATATACAAATGAAAAATTCCAAGCAGAACGTAAATATATTGACTCAGAATGAGAAGGAGGAAAAACAACCGGAAATGACTTAGAGACAGCTAAATCTGCAATAAAAGGTTATGTAATTTCAAAAACAATGCTTGATAACTATGTTGATTTATTAAAATTTGCAACATTAGCAAAAAGTTTATATGCAAATAATAATAACTATGTAGTAGGATTAGATTCATTCCCAAATGCAACATTTGTAATGGCGGCTTCATTAAACAACTCAGCTGACGGATCATTAGTTGTTAAAGATGATAACAATCAAAGAGATGGTGGATTTGACTTCAATGTTTTAACAACACCAGGAACAAAAGAATACCAAAGATTAGAAGAGATATACAATGCTATTAAACAAGCAATTGCTACAAAAGCATTATTTATCGGTGGATCAGGATCATTTGGATCATCAACATTAACAACACATAAAATGGCTATGAGTATCGGTTCAACAGCTGGATATGCATACAACTTCGTTAAAGGTGCAAAAGTAACATTTGATTTCAATAAAGATCTAGGAATTAAAGGTTCAATTCAATATGCTAACTTATTAGGACAAAAAAATGCATCTAAAGCAGATTCAATTTTTACACTTAAAGATGGTTCAGGACACATTAATAATTTATATGCTAGACCATTAACAGCTGCTGATGGTAAATATGATGTTGGAACTGAAGCAGGGGATACAGCAACAGTCGAAAAATTAAATACCTTAACAGAAAATTCAGTTGGTGGAGTTTTAACTTCAGATAATAAACTTAAAGAAGAAAATGGAAAAGTAGTATACAAAGTTTCAAAAGATGAATCAATTATTTTAGAAGGTGCAATCAAAATTGGAAAATTAGGACAAAACGGAAAAAAATTCTATGATTATTTCTTTTTACCAACTTCATTAGTAAATGTAGTTGATTTACCAAAGGAAAAAACATTACAAGAAAATGAAGCAGCATTCTTAAACGCTCCTTCAAAATTCAATAAAGATTCTACAACAAATCAATTTACATTACAAGGACCATCAATTATTGGAGTTCACGCTAATACAGATGAAGATAAAAGTACTACTCAATTTATTAAATGATTATTAACAAACAAAACAGAAACTATTGAAATTCCAGAAAGCAAAACTTCTACAAAAACTTATACAAATCAAACACCTATAGAAGTTTTAGCAGACTTTGGTTCATACATAGTTCCATCAAAAGACTTATTAGCAAAAGATCCGCAAACACTAAAACTAAACACTGCAAATACATTATTATTTAAAAATCTTCAAGCTATTTCTAATGAACCAACTGTAAACAAAATCGTTGAAGACGTTGCAGCTCCTAAATCACAAACATTAAGAAATGCACTTGAATCAGCATCTAGAGCAGCGTTTGATAAAGCTGTTCAAAATCAAGATTTCACCTTTGAACAATTTGTAAGCAAAATTAAAGAAACTTTAAAATAA
- a CDS encoding DHH family phosphoesterase, with protein sequence MAKNTYKIAVEAINEAKNIFIFHHIRPDGDCLGSQFGLAELIKTNLPDKNVYVIGDSKNIFPFMNFKHDNINEIPKKHLENSLAIVVDANSSNRIQDADLIVNKTFTKTLRIDHHPVEPDINYDYTWEDAEYAASGEQIAYIAMQENWKVTDKAARYCYLAINTDSGRFNFSSVVKRTFDVVSYLHQDNGFSVWDVNFPLAKRDERKVRFMAYVLLKFKYEKEVSYFYVTKKIQKKFGLNEDEANDVNILSNIGDTKIWVFFIDMNNGDIRVRIRSNGIWINHIAQKWRGGGHELASGAMLKSKSEMKLIIKDLQDEIIKHATNK encoded by the coding sequence ATGGCTAAAAATACTTATAAAATTGCTGTTGAAGCGATTAATGAAGCTAAAAATATTTTTATATTTCACCACATTAGACCAGATGGTGACTGTCTTGGATCTCAATTTGGATTAGCAGAACTAATAAAAACAAACTTACCTGATAAAAACGTTTATGTAATTGGAGATAGTAAAAATATTTTTCCGTTTATGAATTTTAAACATGACAACATAAATGAAATTCCTAAGAAACACTTAGAAAATTCATTAGCAATAGTTGTTGATGCCAACTCAAGTAATAGAATTCAAGATGCTGATTTAATAGTTAATAAAACATTTACTAAAACACTAAGAATTGATCATCACCCAGTTGAACCAGATATAAATTATGATTACACTTGAGAAGATGCTGAGTATGCAGCTTCTGGAGAACAAATTGCATATATAGCAATGCAAGAAAATTGAAAAGTTACAGACAAAGCAGCTAGATATTGTTATTTAGCAATAAATACCGATAGTGGAAGATTTAATTTTAGTAGTGTTGTAAAAAGAACTTTTGATGTTGTTTCTTATTTACACCAAGACAATGGATTTAGTGTTTGAGATGTAAACTTTCCACTTGCAAAACGTGATGAAAGAAAAGTTCGTTTCATGGCTTATGTATTATTAAAATTTAAATATGAAAAAGAAGTTTCTTATTTTTATGTTACAAAGAAAATTCAGAAAAAATTTGGTTTAAATGAAGATGAAGCTAATGATGTAAATATATTATCTAATATTGGTGATACAAAAATCTGAGTGTTTTTCATTGACATGAATAACGGAGATATTAGAGTAAGAATAAGATCAAATGGAATATGAATAAACCACATTGCTCAAAAATGAAGAGGTGGTGGACATGAATTAGCAAGTGGTGCAATGTTAAAATCTAAATCAGAAATGAAATTAATAATAAAAGATTTACAGGATGAAATTATTAAACATGCAACTAACAAATAA
- a CDS encoding DHH family phosphoesterase, translated as MQLTNKQLEIYKNIETKIKQFDNIIIFHHIRPDGDCLGSQFGLKHLILENFENKNVYTIGDSKGIYSFLDFDFDKLPEEKIPNSLAIIVDANFKERLECRKYLDNNYFDEVMRIDHHPNDDDLDASLVYVDPLSPAAAQIITEIAYALNWKVNAKAATYLFLGIYTDSVRLTTNLTNSHSLNLVANLWKDGAQKDLIFENLQKKSLKDIQIEAFIHSNMKINNKVVSFYFDLETQKKFGILDPLQANKPYTLANIDDNRIWVFFTQETNDQIRCEFRSNGPKVRNVAIKWGGGGHHRASGAQIYDANLIDEIIKDCEAEILNLADYDNL; from the coding sequence ATGCAACTAACAAATAAACAACTTGAGATATACAAAAACATTGAAACCAAAATTAAACAATTTGATAATATAATAATTTTTCACCACATTAGACCTGATGGAGATTGTTTAGGTTCACAATTTGGACTAAAACACTTAATTTTAGAAAATTTTGAAAATAAAAACGTGTATACAATTGGTGATAGTAAGGGGATATATAGTTTTTTAGATTTTGATTTTGATAAATTACCAGAAGAAAAAATACCTAATTCACTAGCTATTATAGTAGACGCTAATTTTAAAGAAAGATTAGAGTGCCGTAAATATTTAGATAATAATTATTTTGATGAAGTTATGAGAATAGATCATCACCCAAATGATGATGACTTAGATGCTTCACTTGTTTATGTTGATCCTTTAAGTCCAGCAGCTGCACAAATAATTACTGAAATTGCATACGCATTGAACTGAAAAGTTAATGCAAAAGCTGCAACTTACTTATTTTTAGGAATTTATACAGATAGTGTAAGATTAACAACTAATTTAACTAATTCTCATTCTTTAAATTTAGTTGCTAATTTATGAAAAGACGGCGCTCAAAAAGATTTAATTTTTGAAAATCTTCAAAAAAAATCTTTAAAAGATATACAAATTGAAGCCTTTATTCACTCAAATATGAAAATAAACAATAAAGTTGTAAGTTTCTATTTTGATCTAGAAACACAAAAGAAATTTGGTATTTTAGACCCTCTACAAGCAAATAAACCTTATACCTTAGCAAATATAGACGACAATAGAATATGAGTGTTTTTTACTCAGGAAACTAACGATCAAATTCGTTGTGAATTTAGATCTAATGGACCAAAAGTAAGAAATGTCGCTATTAAATGAGGTGGTGGTGGTCACCATAGAGCAAGTGGTGCTCAAATTTATGATGCAAACTTAATAGATGAAATCATAAAAGATTGTGAAGCTGAAATATTAAATCTTGCAGATTATGATAATTTGTAA
- the uvrC gene encoding excinuclease ABC subunit UvrC produces MTIEDLDVVPKKTGVYFWLNKWNEIIYIGKAKNLQKRMKQYFLGSINSYKTTKLVEEIASFEFNIFANEKEALIFEQLSIQKHKPRYNILLLDDNKYPYLKIKILDKKLLIQRAFYYKKEPNAIYYGPLPLGYGVTDLKKYFESKYLYKNGLKIEHFSQEYLKQTFLEIKEILHFKDKKFLLELENNMQIAAKNFLFEQANIYKKMIELVSKMQENQVVELQNYENFDAFFFRKKDAYIVLSVANYRYGTLLNTSTTAIHEIFNFEETINSFLNAYYLKNEIPETVLFVHDMKQFELDITQKTKLKYPEKGIFNKILLNLEQNTINKIDIEINKLNILESKTIINIEKLAKILELNSLRDIVIIDNSYLQNTNPVSAILRIIDGKLYKSERRFFNLEINESRKADVEYMKQGISKFIKLNPDNIPNLIIVDGAFSQVNEIKKVLNKYNWHSKVIGLVKNDKHKTDHIVTDLNKVIKITDIDLFNFLANIQIEVDKFAKQKHSKKSNSSSFQGFLTQIKGIGNKTEEKLLSFFGSYNNIYNASFEQLTKVVSNEIAQKIKKYLENH; encoded by the coding sequence ATGACAATAGAAGATTTAGATGTTGTACCCAAAAAAACAGGTGTTTATTTTTGATTAAATAAATGAAATGAAATAATTTATATTGGTAAAGCTAAAAATTTACAAAAACGAATGAAACAATACTTTTTAGGTTCAATAAATAGCTACAAAACAACAAAACTCGTAGAAGAAATTGCAAGTTTTGAATTTAATATTTTTGCAAACGAAAAAGAAGCACTTATTTTTGAACAACTATCAATTCAAAAACACAAGCCAAGATATAACATTTTGTTGCTAGATGATAATAAATACCCTTACTTAAAAATTAAAATTTTAGATAAAAAATTACTGATTCAAAGAGCTTTCTATTACAAAAAAGAACCTAATGCTATATATTATGGACCTTTACCTCTTGGATATGGGGTAACAGATTTAAAAAAATATTTTGAATCTAAATATTTATATAAAAATGGCTTAAAAATTGAACATTTTAGTCAAGAATACCTTAAACAAACTTTTTTAGAAATTAAAGAAATATTGCATTTTAAAGATAAAAAGTTTTTATTAGAATTAGAAAATAATATGCAAATAGCTGCTAAAAACTTTTTATTTGAACAGGCAAATATATACAAAAAAATGATTGAGCTTGTTTCTAAAATGCAAGAAAATCAAGTAGTTGAATTACAAAATTATGAAAATTTTGATGCTTTTTTCTTTAGAAAAAAAGATGCTTACATTGTACTTAGTGTCGCAAACTACCGTTATGGTACACTTTTAAATACTTCAACAACTGCAATACATGAAATTTTTAATTTTGAAGAAACTATTAACTCTTTTTTAAATGCTTATTATTTAAAAAATGAAATACCAGAAACTGTGCTTTTTGTACATGATATGAAACAATTTGAATTAGATATTACACAAAAAACTAAATTAAAATATCCAGAAAAAGGTATTTTTAATAAAATTCTTTTAAATCTTGAACAAAATACAATAAATAAAATTGATATTGAAATAAATAAATTAAATATTTTAGAATCAAAAACCATTATAAATATTGAAAAATTAGCAAAAATACTTGAATTAAATTCCTTAAGAGATATCGTAATAATTGATAACAGCTACTTACAAAATACCAATCCTGTTTCAGCCATTTTAAGAATAATTGATGGTAAATTATACAAAAGCGAAAGAAGATTTTTTAATTTAGAAATAAATGAAAGTCGTAAAGCTGATGTTGAATACATGAAACAAGGTATATCGAAATTTATTAAATTAAATCCTGATAATATCCCTAATTTAATTATAGTAGATGGTGCTTTTAGCCAAGTTAACGAAATTAAAAAGGTTCTTAATAAATATAATTGACATTCAAAAGTTATCGGATTAGTAAAAAATGATAAACATAAAACTGATCATATAGTTACTGATTTAAATAAAGTAATAAAAATAACAGATATAGATTTATTTAATTTTTTAGCAAATATACAAATTGAAGTAGATAAATTTGCAAAACAAAAACATTCTAAAAAATCAAATAGTTCTAGTTTTCAAGGTTTTTTAACACAAATTAAAGGTATTGGAAACAAAACAGAAGAAAAGTTATTATCTTTTTTTGGTTCATACAATAATATTTATAATGCTTCATTTGAACAACTAACAAAAGTAGTGTCAAATGAAATTGCTCAAAAAATTAAAAAATACTTAGAAAATCATTAA
- a CDS encoding lipoate--protein ligase → MKIYLGQSFSPYITLPYEQALMEDAELTEDIVYFYQHENAIIIGRNQNVFEEVKVDELEKHKIELARRLSGGGAVYHDLGNINFCFITQKDKNQSYEKFLAPILDYLKSLGVNAYFKGRNDLVIDDKKFSGNAQYILGNKICHHGTILFNANLEKLGQFLIPSKLKMESKGIKSARQRVTNVIDVLENKISVEEFIKGMIGFFEKHYNGKVEELPEKYQPRVKEISDYVKTKEWLFKKQFPFSVSNEAKYTAGILKVKYSIKEARFENIAFEGDFLALTDHSEVIKKLINSEYDKQETRKILKSFDNLSEMFGGLDIEEIILTIYGE, encoded by the coding sequence ATGAAAATATATTTAGGACAAAGTTTTTCTCCTTATATTACTTTACCTTATGAACAAGCCTTAATGGAGGATGCGGAATTAACCGAGGATATAGTGTATTTTTATCAACATGAAAATGCAATTATTATCGGTAGAAATCAAAATGTATTTGAAGAAGTTAAAGTAGATGAACTAGAAAAACACAAAATAGAACTAGCAAGAAGATTGAGTGGTGGTGGAGCTGTTTATCACGATTTAGGAAATATTAATTTTTGCTTTATAACTCAAAAAGATAAAAATCAAAGCTATGAAAAATTCTTAGCACCTATTTTAGATTATTTAAAGAGTTTAGGTGTAAATGCTTATTTTAAAGGGCGTAATGATTTAGTTATAGATGATAAAAAATTTTCAGGAAATGCACAATACATTTTAGGTAATAAAATTTGTCATCATGGAACCATATTATTTAACGCAAACTTAGAAAAATTAGGTCAATTTCTAATTCCTTCAAAATTAAAAATGGAATCAAAAGGTATTAAAAGTGCTCGTCAACGTGTTACAAATGTAATTGATGTACTAGAAAATAAAATTTCAGTTGAAGAATTTATTAAAGGTATGATTGGTTTTTTTGAAAAACATTACAATGGTAAAGTTGAAGAATTACCTGAAAAATACCAACCAAGAGTAAAAGAAATTAGCGATTACGTAAAAACAAAAGAATGACTATTTAAAAAACAATTTCCATTTTCAGTTTCAAATGAGGCAAAATATACTGCAGGAATACTGAAAGTTAAATATTCAATAAAAGAAGCTCGCTTTGAAAATATAGCATTTGAAGGGGACTTTTTAGCTCTAACAGATCACTCAGAAGTAATTAAAAAATTAATAAATTCTGAATATGATAAACAAGAAACAAGAAAAATATTAAAGAGTTTTGATAATTTATCTGAAATGTTTGGTGGCTTAGATATTGAAGAAATTATTTTAACTATTTATGGAGAATAA